TCCTCGACGGGACCTGCTCGGTCCTGACCGAGGAGCAGTGCACGGTGGCCGGTGGCTTCCTCTGGATCGTCGACGAGGACTGCGTGGATGACTGTCCGCCGGTCCCGACGGAGAAGACGACCTGGGGCAAGGTGAAAGCGACGTACCGGTAGTATCTTCCTAGAGAGCTTCTAGGAACGAGGGCCCGCCTCCTCACCGGGGCGGGCCTTCTGTTTGGCCGCCTCCCGGTCTCGCGAAGCGGCCCTCGCAGGCCGGCGGGCGGACAGGCGAGCCCGCCGGATTCCCGAAGCGCCGCGCCGCGAACGCGCACAGGAGCGGCGCGAAGGGAAACGGCGGGCGAGTATCCCGCTGCCCTCGACGCAATTGGCTGGATCTGAGATGCGAGCGGCCGCGCCGCGAGGCCCGGCGCCCTCAGAACAAAGCCGGGCCGAGCGGATGCGCCAGGCGAGCATCCCAATTGCAGTCGAAGAAGTTCAGATGATCTTCGACAGGAAGGCCGCCGTGCGCGCCTCGCGGGGTCGATCGAAGATGTCCGACGGCGAGCCCCCCTCGATCACCTCGCCGCGATCGAGAAAGAGGACCTGCTGGGCCGCTTCCCGCGCGAATCCCATCTCGTGCGTCGCCACGACCATCGTCATCCCGCCCTTCGCGAGATCGCGCATCACATCCAGGACCTCGCGGATCATCTCCGGATCGAGGGAAGAAGTCGGCTCATCGAAGAGAAGGACCTTCGGCCGCATCGCGAGGGCCCGCGCGATCGCCACGCGCTGCTGCTCCCCGCCCGAGAGCTGGCGCGGCGAGCGATCGGCCATGCCGCTGAGGCCGACCCGGGCGAGCAACGCGCGCGCCTCCTCCTCGACCGCGCCCCTCGACCTCCGCCGGACGATCTCCGGCGCGAGCGTGATGTTCCGGAGAACAGAGAGATGGGGGAACAGATGGAAGTGCTGGAAGACCATGCCGGTCTCGGCGCGGACCTGATGGAGCAAGCGCCCCTCGTGATCGAGGGGAACCCCGTCCAGGATCACCCGCCCCTCGTCCATCCGCTCGAGGCCGTTGATCAATCGCAGGACGGTGCTCTTCCCCGACCCGGAGGGTCCGATCAAGACCGCTGTCTCCCCCCGGGGGACATGGAAACTGACATCGCGGACCGCGGCCACGGCGCCGAAGCGCTTCGTCACGCCCTCGACCCGGACCATCAGCGCTCCCCCCGATGAAGGTGCCGCTCGAGCCGCGCGGACAGGCGCGTCAAGACGAGCGTCATCGCGAGGTAGAGGATCGCCACGACCGTCCAGGTCTGGAAGTCCGAGAAGGTCGACGAGTAGTACTCGCGGCCCGCCCGCGTCAACTCCCGCAGACCGATGATCGAGACCAGGGAGGAGTCCTTCAGGCAGGCGACGAAGTCGTTCAGGATCGGGGGGATCACGATCCGGAAGGCCTGCGGCAGGATCGCGTGGCGCAGGCACTGGACGTTCGAGAGTCCCAGCGATCGCGCGGCCTCCCACTGCCCGCGCGGGACGGCCTGGATCCCGGCGCGGATCGTCTCCCCGATGTAGGCGCTGTATCCGATCCCGATCGCGAGCACGCCGGCGGGATACCGATCGAGATTGAGGATCCGGCCCAGGCCGAAGTAGAGGAAGAAGACCTGGACGAGAAGGGGGATGCCGCGAAGCGTGTCGACGTAGGCCGCGCCCGCGACCCTCAGGATCCTGCGGTTGCTCGTCCGCAGGATTCCCACGAAGAGACCGAGAAGAAGGGCGAGGACGAAGGCGGCGAGGGCGATCCGGATCGTCGCGGGAACCGCGGGCAGCAGATAGACGAGGATCTTCCCGAAGAGCTCGAGCTGGTCCGCCGCCCGGCTCACGGCCTACGGCGCCTCCAGGCCCCAGCGGCTTCTCAGCTCGAGGAGCTTCCCGCTCCTTCCCATCTCCCTGAGCTGCTCGTCCACCGCGTTCTTGAGGGCCTTGTCGTCGAGTCGAAAAGCGATTCCGTACGATTCGCGCGTGATCGGGCCGCCGACCAGACGCACCTCCGGATGCGCGCGCGCGAAGAGCGCCGCGGTCGGCGTGTCCGAGATCACCGCATCGAGACGCCCGATGCGGAGGTCGAGAAAGGCCGCTCCGATCGCATCGAAGCTCACGACCTCCGCGTGGTCGACTCCTTGGGCGAGCCGCTCCCCCGTCGTTCCGAGCTGCACCCCGATCCTCCGGCCGACGAGATCCCCGAGCCTGTAGGAAGGGCTGTCGGACCGGACGCAGATCGACTGCCCGGCCTCGTAGTAGGGTTCGCTGAAGAGCACCTGCCGGGCCCGCTCGTCGGTGATCGTGAGGGCGGAGATCACCGCGTCGTACTTCCCGCTCTTGAGAGCGGCGAGGATCCCGTCGAAGGGGACCACGAGGAACTCCACGCGGAAGCCGAGGCCCTTGCCGATCTCGCGCAGGAGGTCGGCGTCGAAACCTGCCACCTGACCCGACGCGTCGACCGTCTCGAAGGGAGGATAGGTCGCGTCGGTTCCCACCTTGAGAAGTCCCGCGCGCTTGGCGCGGGCCAGCGAGTCCCCGCCCGGTTGCCCGCAACCGGCAGCCGACAACAGAACGAGCGTCAAGACGATCCACGATGCGCGTCGCATCCTACCTCCCACCCGGCGGCCCACGGTAGATAGAGGCCGCCCGGGAGTCAATCCCGCGGCGGCCCCTCGATGAGTCTCCGCAAGGAGCGCCGATCAGCGGAGGATCGTGACTTTGCGGGTCGCGCGCTCTTCCTCCGATCGGAGAACGACCCAGTAGGTCCCGGAAGGAACCGGATGCCCTTGGGCGTCCAGGCCGTCCCAGACGGCCGTCTGCGGGCCCGGCAGAGCCGCGCCCTCGATCAGGCGCCGAACCCTGCGACCACCGATGTCGAGGAGATCGAGCGTGACATCGCCCGCGCGCGGAATCGTGTATCTGAGCGTCGCCATCCCGGAGGAAGGATTCGGGCGGGCGGCTTCCAGGCCGAACGCGACGGCCGGCGCGGCCTCCCCCTCGACCTCGGCCGGCAGCATCGGCTCGCGGAAGAAGTTCCTGAGGATGTACATCACGTTCGTCTTCAGGTTGGCGTGGTTCCATCGATAGGGACGGCCGCTCAGGAAGACGAACTGCGCGCCGATGTGGCGATACCGGCCGCCGCCGACCGGCTCCCTCCAGACGCCGATCCCCGGATCGACGCTGTAGCCCGCGTCCGCCTTGTAGATGATCCGGGCGTCCGGCTGCGAGAGGGTCTGGTTGAAGACGGAAACGGCGCTCTGCGTTCCGATCCTCGCGATGTTCGTCAGGCCCGGGTAGGTGGCGATGCAATCGAGCAGGCTGGATCCCGACGCCCAGGTGATCCCGAGGTACTGCCTCAACGACTCCGTGATGAACTGATCGCCGTTGCGGGCCAGGAGGAGGAGATTGCCGCCGGCCTCGAGGTAGCTCTGGATGGGGCTGTTGAGCCAGGAGGCGAGGTCGCCTCCGTAGTTGTTGCCGACCCACACGATGTTGCGGTAGTGGCCCATCACATCGGCGGGCACGGGGCCGTGGCCGAGAGGCTCGGGCAGCGTCGAGGGGTATCCGGTGGGGGGCTCGTTGAAGTGGTCCCAGAAGTCGATCGTGTAGTCGCCCCAGAACGCCCTGTTCTCGTAAGCCGTGAGGATCTCCGCGCCGTAGGCGCCCCAATCGACGCCGTTGACGAGCAGAACCGACCGATCCAGCGGAGGATTGACGACCGGCTCCTGCACGGTCCGGAGAATCCAGTTGTCCTTGTCGATCTTGACCGAGAGGGGTTCCTCGACCACCTGCAGCGTGAAGGTCTGCGCCGCCTGCGTGTTCATGACCACGAAGGTCTGCTCGCCGCTTGCGGTCGTGACTGTCACGTCGACCGGCATCGTGAAGATCTGCCA
This genomic interval from Candidatus Eisenbacteria bacterium contains the following:
- a CDS encoding amino acid ABC transporter ATP-binding protein, whose protein sequence is MVRVEGVTKRFGAVAAVRDVSFHVPRGETAVLIGPSGSGKSTVLRLINGLERMDEGRVILDGVPLDHEGRLLHQVRAETGMVFQHFHLFPHLSVLRNITLAPEIVRRRSRGAVEEEARALLARVGLSGMADRSPRQLSGGEQQRVAIARALAMRPKVLLFDEPTSSLDPEMIREVLDVMRDLAKGGMTMVVATHEMGFAREAAQQVLFLDRGEVIEGGSPSDIFDRPREARTAAFLSKII
- a CDS encoding amino acid ABC transporter permease, which translates into the protein MSRAADQLELFGKILVYLLPAVPATIRIALAAFVLALLLGLFVGILRTSNRRILRVAGAAYVDTLRGIPLLVQVFFLYFGLGRILNLDRYPAGVLAIGIGYSAYIGETIRAGIQAVPRGQWEAARSLGLSNVQCLRHAILPQAFRIVIPPILNDFVACLKDSSLVSIIGLRELTRAGREYYSSTFSDFQTWTVVAILYLAMTLVLTRLSARLERHLHRGER
- a CDS encoding basic amino acid ABC transporter substrate-binding protein, whose amino-acid sequence is MRRASWIVLTLVLLSAAGCGQPGGDSLARAKRAGLLKVGTDATYPPFETVDASGQVAGFDADLLREIGKGLGFRVEFLVVPFDGILAALKSGKYDAVISALTITDERARQVLFSEPYYEAGQSICVRSDSPSYRLGDLVGRRIGVQLGTTGERLAQGVDHAEVVSFDAIGAAFLDLRIGRLDAVISDTPTAALFARAHPEVRLVGGPITRESYGIAFRLDDKALKNAVDEQLREMGRSGKLLELRSRWGLEAP